The proteins below are encoded in one region of Knoellia sp. S7-12:
- a CDS encoding GH1 family beta-glucosidase, translated as MTFETTFPDGFLWGAATASYQIEGAVAEDGRLPSIWDTFSAEPGKVLGGESGEVACDHYHRVPEDVAIMKELGLEAYRFSVAWPRVIPTGTGAVNQVGIDFYSRLVDTLLDNGIRPFVTLYHWDLPQALGDKGGWLNRDTKDWFAEYTGAVVGALGDRVTNWTTLNEPWCSSLLSYSLGHHAPGHTDPVEGLVSAHHLMLAHGTAVPVIRELCPDAEVSITLNPTQVFGPDNPSEADLDAVRRADNVLNGIFFGPLFHGAYPQSLLEDTAHLTDHAWIQDGDLEVISAPLDNLGVNNYFPTRVRHAEGATHPLPGGDGVEDTDPHPPLTDMGWEISPKGHHDILIRSWEESRLPIYVTENGSAWPDVIESGPEGAAVHDPDRTAYLHGHLDAAKQAIDGGADIRGYFAWSLMDNFEWAFGYSKRFGIVHVDYGTQKRTIKDSGHEYARIIASHRP; from the coding sequence ATGACGTTTGAGACGACCTTCCCCGACGGTTTCCTGTGGGGCGCAGCAACGGCGAGCTACCAGATCGAGGGCGCGGTGGCCGAGGACGGGCGACTGCCGTCCATCTGGGACACCTTCAGCGCAGAGCCGGGCAAGGTCCTCGGGGGCGAGTCCGGCGAGGTGGCGTGCGATCACTACCACCGGGTGCCCGAGGACGTCGCGATCATGAAGGAGCTCGGCCTCGAGGCATACCGCTTCTCGGTCGCCTGGCCCCGTGTCATCCCGACCGGCACCGGTGCGGTCAACCAGGTGGGTATCGACTTCTACTCGCGCCTCGTGGACACGTTGCTGGACAACGGGATTCGACCGTTCGTCACTCTCTATCACTGGGACCTGCCCCAGGCGCTCGGCGACAAGGGCGGCTGGCTCAATCGCGACACCAAGGACTGGTTCGCCGAATACACCGGCGCGGTCGTGGGTGCGCTCGGTGACCGGGTGACCAACTGGACGACCCTCAACGAGCCGTGGTGCTCGTCGTTGCTCAGCTACTCACTCGGCCACCACGCCCCCGGCCACACCGACCCCGTCGAGGGACTCGTGTCCGCCCACCACCTCATGCTCGCCCACGGCACGGCAGTCCCGGTCATACGCGAGCTCTGCCCGGACGCAGAGGTGTCGATCACCCTCAATCCGACGCAGGTCTTCGGCCCCGACAATCCCAGTGAGGCCGATCTGGACGCTGTCCGTCGAGCCGACAACGTCCTCAACGGCATCTTCTTCGGACCGCTCTTCCACGGCGCCTACCCGCAGAGCCTGCTCGAGGACACCGCCCACCTCACCGACCATGCCTGGATCCAGGACGGTGACCTCGAGGTCATCAGCGCTCCCCTGGACAACCTCGGCGTCAACAACTACTTCCCGACCCGGGTGCGCCACGCCGAGGGAGCGACGCACCCGCTCCCCGGCGGTGACGGCGTCGAGGACACCGACCCGCACCCGCCGCTCACCGACATGGGCTGGGAGATCTCGCCGAAGGGCCACCACGACATCCTCATACGCTCCTGGGAGGAGTCGCGGCTGCCGATCTATGTCACCGAGAACGGCTCGGCCTGGCCCGACGTCATCGAGTCCGGCCCCGAAGGTGCGGCGGTCCACGATCCGGACCGGACGGCATACCTGCATGGCCATCTCGACGCCGCGAAGCAGGCGATCGACGGCGGCGCCGACATCCGCGGATACTTCGCGTGGTCCCTCATGGACAACTTCGAGTGGGCGTTCGGCTACAGCAAGCGCTTCGGCATCGTCCACGTCGACTATGGAACTCAGAAGCGAACCATCAAGGATTCGGGCCACGAATACGCCCGGATCATCGCCTCGCACCGCCCGTGA
- a CDS encoding Ohr family peroxiredoxin: MPYEAVTETLYTTAATATAGREGTVKSEDGVVDLPLGKPGSAANPKANPETLFAAGFSACFSGALNLVAKRDGHDTSASTVTADVTFGKTETGAGLAVAIEAVIPGVDDAKAQELVEKAHQVCPYSKATRGNIDVTVTGRAA; the protein is encoded by the coding sequence ATGCCATACGAAGCAGTCACCGAGACCCTGTACACCACTGCCGCCACCGCCACGGCCGGCCGCGAAGGCACCGTCAAGAGCGAGGACGGCGTCGTCGACCTCCCCCTGGGCAAGCCGGGCAGCGCGGCCAACCCCAAGGCCAACCCCGAGACGCTTTTTGCTGCCGGCTTCTCGGCCTGCTTCAGCGGCGCGCTCAACCTCGTCGCCAAGAGGGACGGTCACGACACGAGCGCCTCGACCGTGACCGCCGACGTCACCTTCGGCAAGACCGAGACGGGCGCCGGCCTCGCCGTCGCCATTGAGGCCGTCATCCCGGGTGTCGACGACGCCAAGGCGCAAGAGCTGGTCGAGAAGGCACACCAGGTGTGCCCCTACTCCAAGGCCACGCGCGGCAACATCGACGTCACCGTCACGGGTCGCGCGGCCTGA
- a CDS encoding SDR family oxidoreductase codes for MAAVTIIGGHGKIALLLARQLSDYRYDVTSWIRDPEQGADIEEVGASPAVLDVESLSVEEMAEAFAGADVVVWSAGAGGGSPERTVAVDRDAAIRSMDAAVAAGVPRYVMVSYIGSGPDHGVPEDNPFFAYAQAKTDADAHLRGTSLDWTILGPSTLTDDSGTGRIEVGDDLASGNVTREDVATVAAYVVKHAVFARTTVLFNNGETPIKLALDAIV; via the coding sequence GTGGCTGCCGTCACGATCATCGGGGGTCACGGCAAGATCGCGCTGCTCTTGGCGCGTCAGCTGTCGGACTATCGCTACGACGTCACGTCCTGGATCCGCGACCCGGAGCAGGGTGCTGACATCGAGGAGGTCGGGGCATCCCCGGCCGTCCTCGACGTCGAGTCGTTGTCCGTCGAGGAGATGGCCGAGGCGTTCGCAGGAGCCGACGTCGTGGTGTGGTCCGCCGGCGCCGGTGGCGGGAGCCCCGAGCGCACCGTCGCAGTCGATCGCGATGCGGCGATTCGCTCGATGGATGCTGCGGTCGCTGCTGGCGTGCCGCGCTACGTCATGGTGTCGTATATCGGTTCTGGTCCCGATCATGGTGTGCCGGAGGACAACCCGTTCTTTGCCTACGCCCAGGCCAAGACTGATGCCGATGCCCACCTCCGCGGCACGTCATTGGATTGGACCATCCTCGGGCCGAGCACGCTCACCGATGACTCGGGCACGGGTCGCATCGAGGTGGGTGATGACCTCGCCAGTGGCAACGTCACTCGGGAGGACGTGGCGACCGTGGCGGCATACGTCGTCAAGCACGCCGTCTTTGCGCGCACCACGGTTCTGTTCAACAACGGCGAGACGCCCATCAAGCTGGCGCTCGACGCGATCGTCTGA
- a CDS encoding MOSC N-terminal beta barrel domain-containing protein: MALNVHPIKSCAIRPVETAVVERAGFAGDRRWMVIDADGKLVSAREEHRLFSIVPDSPHTSDQVLAGLRLTALGVPDLHVSGEGAEEIAVRLHRHDLTGALVSPEADDWVSEAVGRAGLRLVRCVDPTRRALNPDFSRLGDHTAYADGYPVTLASRRSLAQLNDWMAEGAVERGESVPEPLPIERFRPNVVVDGDLEPFAEDSWSTVRLGEVSFRVAKPVDRCVMTTIDCTDLEAGKEPIRTLARHRRWDGKTWFALQLIPDGTGVVRIGDEVEVSQVEVN, encoded by the coding sequence GTGGCGCTGAACGTCCACCCGATCAAGAGCTGTGCGATCCGACCTGTCGAGACCGCCGTCGTCGAGCGGGCTGGCTTCGCGGGCGACCGTCGATGGATGGTCATCGACGCCGACGGAAAGCTGGTGTCGGCGCGTGAGGAACACCGACTCTTCTCGATCGTTCCCGACAGCCCGCACACGAGCGACCAGGTCCTGGCGGGCCTGCGCCTCACTGCTCTCGGCGTGCCTGACCTCCACGTGTCAGGCGAGGGTGCCGAGGAGATCGCCGTCCGGCTCCACCGCCACGACCTCACGGGCGCGCTCGTGTCACCCGAGGCGGATGACTGGGTGAGTGAAGCGGTGGGCCGGGCTGGACTGCGACTCGTCCGCTGCGTCGATCCGACCCGCCGGGCACTCAATCCGGACTTCAGTCGCTTAGGCGACCACACGGCATACGCCGATGGTTATCCCGTCACGCTCGCGAGCCGGCGCTCCTTGGCTCAACTCAACGACTGGATGGCCGAGGGCGCTGTCGAACGCGGTGAATCCGTGCCGGAACCGCTGCCCATCGAGCGCTTCCGCCCCAACGTCGTCGTCGACGGAGACCTGGAGCCCTTTGCCGAGGACTCCTGGTCGACGGTCCGGCTCGGCGAGGTGAGCTTCAGGGTCGCAAAGCCCGTCGACCGCTGCGTCATGACGACGATCGACTGCACGGATCTCGAGGCGGGCAAGGAGCCGATCCGCACGCTGGCACGGCATCGTCGCTGGGACGGCAAGACCTGGTTCGCGCTGCAACTCATCCCCGACGGCACCGGCGTGGTGCGCATCGGGGATGAGGTCGAAGTCAGCCAGGTCGAGGTCAACTAG
- a CDS encoding carbonic anhydrase — MSENTSSTMGFDDLLAANETFSARFTLGGFDGIAHRGVAVVTCMDSRIDPLGMLGLSPGDAKIFRNPGGRVTAAALEALVLGVHLLNVQRVLVVPHTRCAMTKYTEAELRDVIGEKSGTDASWQGFHVITDQEAALKADVAAVRSHPLIPDTVTVGGFIYDVDTGRLDRRV, encoded by the coding sequence ATGAGCGAAAACACCTCTTCCACCATGGGATTCGACGACCTTCTCGCAGCCAACGAGACGTTCTCGGCGCGATTCACGCTCGGTGGGTTCGACGGAATCGCTCATCGTGGCGTCGCCGTCGTGACCTGCATGGACTCGCGGATCGACCCGCTCGGCATGCTGGGCCTCTCCCCCGGTGACGCCAAGATCTTCCGCAACCCCGGTGGCCGGGTGACCGCAGCCGCTCTTGAGGCGCTCGTGCTCGGCGTGCACCTGCTCAACGTCCAGCGCGTCCTCGTCGTCCCCCACACCAGGTGCGCCATGACGAAGTACACGGAGGCCGAGCTCCGTGACGTCATCGGCGAGAAGTCCGGGACCGATGCGTCATGGCAGGGCTTCCACGTCATCACCGACCAGGAGGCCGCTCTCAAGGCCGATGTCGCCGCGGTGAGGTCGCACCCACTGATCCCCGACACGGTCACGGTCGGCGGCTTCATCTATGACGTGGACACCGGTCGGCTCGACCGTCGCGTCTGA
- a CDS encoding fumarate hydratase: protein MADFAYEDLLPIGTDDTAYRLLTTDGVEVIDGPGGRQFLSVAPEALRLLSETAMHDIAHYLRPTHLQQLANILDDPEASNNDKFVALDLLKNANIAAGGVLPMCQDTGTAIVMGKRGQHVLTQGTDEKALSNGIYDAYTRLNLRYSQMAPVDMWEERNTGNNLPAQIELYADTAPGHESTYKFLFMAKGGGSANKSFLFQETKAVLNESAMRRFLDEKLRSLGTAACPPYHLAIVIGGTSAEFALKTAKYASAKYLDTLPTTGDAATGRGFRDTQLEEQVLELTREFGIGAQFGGKYFCHDVRVVRLPRHGASLPVAIAVSCSADRQVLAKITAEGVFIEQLETEPARFLPDTTHHALESHDDEATGAGSTGQGAVVEVDLNRPMDEILAELTAHPVKTRLSLTGSLVVARDIAHAKIKERLDAGEEMPGYLRDHPVYYAGPAKTPEGMPSGSFGPTTAGRMDSYVEQFQAAGGSKVMLAKGNRSKVVTDACNEHGGFYLGSIGGPAARLAQDCIKSVEVLEYAELGMEAIWKIEVENFPAFIVVDDKGNDFFASVTKPMAMTIPKRAGLL from the coding sequence ATGGCTGACTTCGCCTACGAGGACCTGCTGCCGATCGGCACCGACGACACGGCATACCGACTGCTGACGACCGACGGCGTCGAGGTGATCGACGGTCCCGGCGGTCGCCAGTTCCTCTCGGTCGCGCCGGAGGCGCTGCGCCTGCTCAGCGAGACGGCGATGCACGACATCGCGCACTACCTGCGGCCAACGCACCTGCAGCAGCTCGCCAACATCCTCGATGACCCCGAGGCGAGCAACAACGACAAGTTCGTCGCTCTCGACCTGCTCAAGAACGCCAACATCGCCGCAGGTGGCGTGCTCCCGATGTGTCAGGACACGGGCACGGCGATCGTCATGGGCAAGCGCGGACAGCACGTGCTCACGCAAGGCACGGACGAGAAGGCCCTGAGCAACGGCATCTATGACGCCTACACGAGGCTCAACCTTCGCTACTCCCAGATGGCGCCTGTGGACATGTGGGAGGAGAGGAACACCGGCAACAACCTCCCCGCTCAGATCGAGCTCTACGCCGACACGGCCCCGGGGCATGAGAGCACCTACAAGTTCCTCTTCATGGCCAAGGGCGGCGGCAGCGCCAACAAGTCGTTCCTCTTCCAGGAGACCAAGGCCGTCCTCAACGAGAGCGCGATGAGGCGCTTCCTCGACGAGAAGCTCCGCAGCCTCGGCACGGCCGCCTGCCCGCCCTATCACCTGGCCATCGTCATCGGGGGCACGAGCGCCGAGTTCGCCCTCAAGACAGCGAAATACGCGAGCGCCAAGTACCTCGACACCCTGCCGACCACCGGTGATGCGGCGACCGGGCGAGGCTTCCGCGACACCCAGCTCGAGGAGCAGGTGCTCGAACTGACCCGTGAGTTCGGCATCGGCGCCCAGTTCGGCGGCAAGTACTTCTGTCACGACGTGCGCGTTGTCCGACTCCCCCGCCATGGCGCCTCACTGCCCGTCGCCATCGCAGTGTCGTGCTCGGCCGACCGCCAGGTGCTCGCCAAGATCACGGCCGAGGGTGTCTTCATCGAGCAGCTCGAGACGGAGCCGGCACGCTTCCTGCCCGACACGACGCACCACGCCCTCGAGTCCCACGACGACGAAGCCACCGGGGCCGGCTCCACCGGTCAGGGTGCGGTTGTCGAGGTCGACCTCAACCGGCCGATGGACGAGATCCTCGCTGAGCTGACCGCACACCCCGTCAAGACCCGCCTCTCACTCACCGGTTCGCTCGTCGTCGCGCGCGACATCGCGCACGCCAAGATCAAGGAGCGCCTCGACGCCGGCGAGGAGATGCCCGGCTACCTGCGCGACCACCCCGTCTACTACGCCGGTCCGGCCAAAACACCGGAGGGTATGCCGTCCGGTTCCTTCGGGCCGACGACCGCCGGTCGCATGGACTCCTACGTCGAGCAGTTCCAGGCTGCAGGCGGCTCCAAGGTCATGCTCGCCAAGGGCAACCGGAGCAAGGTCGTGACCGATGCCTGCAACGAGCACGGTGGCTTCTATCTCGGCTCGATCGGTGGCCCCGCCGCCCGCCTCGCCCAGGACTGCATCAAGAGCGTCGAGGTCCTCGAGTACGCCGAGCTCGGCATGGAGGCGATCTGGAAGATCGAGGTCGAGAACTTCCCCGCCTTCATCGTCGTCGACGACAAGGGCAACGACTTCTTTGCCAGCGTGACCAAACCGATGGCCATGACCATCCCCAAGAGAGCGGGACTGCTATGA
- a CDS encoding carbohydrate kinase, which yields MATERVTGSSVTGSGTEQQVLVVGETLVDIVHTPDGKATEHVGGSPANVAMGIARLGHDTVLATTLGDDDHGIRCREQITSHGVTIENLDAGQHPTSTAIATIDDSGAADYEFDLHWDLRPITDLDRVAHVHTGSIAATLTPGAAVITQTLTEAREHATISYDPNVRPTIMGSVDEVRGRIEELIALSDVVKASDDDIEWLYAGVSLPDVMAAWGRLGPGLVVVTRGGDGVAYRVTSTGEMAQAPTRADEVADTVGAGDSFMAGLVSGLLDAGLLGDADARQRLSTATLEDVAGSVSRALATSAITVGHAGAYAPTRGELNAESA from the coding sequence ATGGCCACCGAGCGCGTCACCGGAAGCAGCGTCACCGGGAGCGGCACAGAGCAGCAGGTCCTCGTCGTCGGCGAGACGCTCGTCGACATCGTCCACACCCCTGACGGCAAGGCCACTGAGCACGTCGGTGGCTCGCCTGCCAACGTCGCCATGGGCATTGCCCGGCTCGGCCACGACACCGTCCTGGCCACCACCCTCGGTGACGACGACCACGGCATCCGGTGCCGCGAGCAGATCACCTCGCACGGCGTGACCATCGAGAACCTTGACGCCGGCCAGCATCCGACATCTACGGCGATCGCCACGATCGACGACTCCGGCGCTGCTGACTACGAGTTCGACCTGCACTGGGACCTGCGTCCCATCACCGACCTCGACCGCGTCGCGCACGTCCACACGGGTTCGATCGCGGCGACGCTCACACCCGGGGCCGCGGTCATCACCCAGACCCTGACCGAGGCCCGCGAGCACGCCACGATCTCCTACGACCCCAACGTCCGCCCCACGATCATGGGCAGCGTCGACGAGGTCCGGGGGCGGATCGAGGAGCTCATCGCTCTGAGCGACGTCGTCAAGGCCAGTGACGACGACATCGAGTGGCTGTATGCCGGTGTGTCCCTTCCCGATGTCATGGCCGCCTGGGGGCGGCTCGGTCCGGGACTCGTCGTCGTCACCCGTGGCGGCGACGGTGTCGCCTACCGCGTCACCTCAACCGGCGAGATGGCGCAGGCTCCCACCCGAGCCGACGAGGTCGCCGACACCGTCGGTGCTGGTGACTCCTTCATGGCGGGGCTGGTGTCCGGGCTGCTCGACGCCGGCCTGCTGGGCGACGCCGATGCCCGGCAGCGACTCAGCACTGCGACGCTCGAAGACGTGGCCGGATCGGTGAGTCGGGCGCTGGCCACCAGTGCAATCACCGTCGGGCACGCTGGCGCCTACGCGCCCACCCGCGGCGAACTCAACGCCGAGAGCGCCTGA
- the glpX gene encoding class II fructose-bisphosphatase, protein MPDAPSANVPDRNLALELVRVTEAAAMAGGRWVGRGDKNRADGAAVEAMRALIATVEMRGTVVIGEGEKDNAPMLFNGEQVGDGTGPEVDVAVDPIDGTTLAAKGMPNAIAVMAVSDRGTMYDPSAVFYMDKLVAGPEVADVVDIRLPAAENIRRIAKAKKESTEDVTVVLLDRPRHEKLAEEIRNTGARIKLISDGDVAGAISAARETTGIDLLLGIGGTPEGIITACAIKCLGGVIQGRLWPQDDDERQKALDAGHDLDRVLTTDDLVTSDNCFFVATGITDGELLQGVRYSRGRATTNSIVMRSKSGTVRVIESHHVLDRTAGLPQVSA, encoded by the coding sequence ATGCCCGACGCCCCGTCCGCGAACGTCCCCGACCGCAACCTCGCGCTCGAGCTCGTCCGTGTCACCGAGGCTGCCGCCATGGCCGGTGGCCGCTGGGTCGGCCGAGGTGACAAGAACCGTGCCGACGGTGCGGCGGTCGAGGCCATGCGAGCCCTCATCGCCACCGTCGAGATGCGCGGCACCGTCGTCATCGGCGAGGGCGAGAAGGACAACGCCCCGATGCTCTTCAACGGCGAGCAGGTCGGTGACGGCACCGGCCCAGAGGTCGACGTCGCCGTGGACCCCATCGACGGCACGACCCTCGCCGCCAAGGGCATGCCCAACGCCATCGCCGTCATGGCCGTGAGTGACCGCGGCACGATGTATGACCCCAGCGCCGTCTTCTACATGGACAAGCTCGTCGCCGGTCCCGAGGTTGCTGACGTCGTCGACATCCGCCTGCCTGCGGCCGAGAACATCCGCCGGATCGCCAAGGCCAAGAAGGAGAGCACGGAGGACGTCACCGTCGTCCTGCTCGACCGTCCGCGCCACGAGAAGTTGGCCGAAGAGATCCGCAACACCGGCGCCAGGATCAAGCTCATCTCCGACGGCGACGTCGCCGGCGCCATCTCGGCGGCGCGCGAGACGACCGGCATCGACCTCCTCCTCGGCATCGGCGGCACCCCCGAGGGCATCATCACGGCCTGCGCCATCAAGTGCCTCGGCGGAGTGATCCAGGGCCGCCTCTGGCCGCAGGATGACGACGAGCGGCAGAAGGCGCTCGACGCCGGCCATGATCTTGACCGCGTGCTCACGACCGACGACCTCGTCACCTCTGACAACTGCTTCTTTGTCGCCACGGGCATCACCGACGGCGAGCTGCTCCAGGGCGTGCGCTACTCCCGGGGCCGGGCGACGACGAACTCGATCGTCATGCGCAGCAAGTCCGGCACGGTCCGCGTCATCGAGAGCCACCACGTCCTCGACCGCACCGCGGGTCTCCCCCAGGTCAGTGCCTGA
- a CDS encoding DUF4245 domain-containing protein, whose product MSTTPTGTAPSTPPKSRYSMGSTPNMVRSLIVIGALMAIIFFMTPRVNTLGGPVVDVHGTAVTVAKDSGWPISEAVDLPKDWKTTSARYVKSTDGLMTWHAGYQAPSGNYVAVEQTRDATRGWVEAQTNRARRIGELQAADITWIKYERGAKVQNSLVDRRTEPGELTTLLTGTGTFEELTFVAEHLGPVTE is encoded by the coding sequence GTGAGCACCACGCCGACGGGCACAGCGCCCAGCACACCCCCGAAGAGCCGCTACTCCATGGGATCCACCCCCAACATGGTGCGGTCCCTCATCGTCATCGGCGCGCTCATGGCGATCATCTTTTTCATGACCCCGCGCGTCAACACGCTCGGTGGGCCTGTCGTCGACGTCCACGGCACGGCTGTCACTGTTGCCAAGGACAGCGGTTGGCCCATCTCCGAAGCCGTTGACCTGCCCAAGGACTGGAAGACGACCAGCGCGCGCTACGTCAAGAGCACTGACGGGCTCATGACCTGGCACGCGGGCTACCAGGCCCCGTCGGGCAACTACGTCGCCGTCGAGCAGACCCGCGACGCCACCCGCGGCTGGGTCGAGGCCCAGACCAACCGGGCGCGCCGGATCGGCGAACTTCAGGCTGCCGACATCACCTGGATCAAGTACGAACGCGGCGCCAAGGTGCAGAACAGCCTCGTTGACCGTCGCACCGAGCCGGGCGAACTGACCACGTTGCTCACGGGGACCGGAACCTTCGAGGAGCTCACGTTCGTCGCCGAGCACCTCGGCCCCGTCACTGAGTGA
- a CDS encoding exodeoxyribonuclease VII small subunit: protein MSRWFANHLAQVGEPLSSADGLSWSTARVLRMAKSTPHTETVDAEPETAAVDEVDANADVAEMSYEAARDELVDIVARLENGQVGLEDSMGLWQRGEALAAHCAQWLDAAEAKLSE from the coding sequence GTGAGCCGCTGGTTCGCGAACCACCTTGCGCAGGTGGGTGAGCCGCTCTCCTCGGCCGATGGCCTGTCCTGGTCCACGGCTAGGGTGCTGCGCATGGCCAAGAGCACCCCGCACACAGAGACCGTTGACGCCGAACCCGAAACGGCGGCGGTCGATGAGGTCGACGCCAACGCGGATGTTGCGGAGATGAGCTACGAGGCTGCTCGTGACGAACTCGTCGACATCGTGGCGCGGCTGGAGAACGGGCAGGTCGGCCTCGAGGACAGCATGGGTCTGTGGCAGCGCGGCGAGGCCTTGGCCGCTCACTGCGCCCAGTGGCTCGACGCGGCCGAGGCCAAGCTCAGCGAATGA